One part of the Lachnospiraceae bacterium JLR.KK002 genome encodes these proteins:
- a CDS encoding Stealth CR1 domain-containing protein yields MKTTKRTKTAKTTKRPAKRRKIDFVLIWVDGNDPEWQKEKNKYDESNDKGDSTIIRYRSWDNLQYWFRGVEKFAPWVNKIHFVTWGHLPPWLNVNHPKLHIVNHKDYIPEEFLPTFNANTIEMNLHRIKGLAEQFVYFNDDMFITDYVKPEDFFKNGVPCDVFALNCIYFGKKSAGFFNGNDLELINIHFDKKECFKKNFLKWYHPINGWKSLVRTTMLMIWPWFPGFYYSHLPSNFLKSTYKEVWNLEEETLRATCMDKFRTKSNVNQWLIKFWQLASGNFIPRSMKIGRCFHIKERNYDLALDSVREGRYKLICINDTIYTEDFETKKREVQEAFQKLLPEKSGFEL; encoded by the coding sequence ATGAAGACGACGAAGAGGACGAAGACAGCGAAGACAACAAAGAGACCGGCGAAGCGCAGGAAGATTGATTTTGTGCTTATCTGGGTGGACGGCAACGACCCGGAATGGCAGAAAGAAAAGAATAAATACGACGAAAGCAATGATAAGGGCGACAGTACCATCATCCGTTACCGGAGCTGGGATAATCTCCAGTACTGGTTCCGGGGTGTGGAAAAGTTTGCACCCTGGGTCAACAAAATCCATTTTGTCACCTGGGGCCATCTGCCTCCCTGGCTGAATGTGAACCATCCGAAACTCCATATTGTAAATCATAAAGACTATATTCCGGAGGAATTTCTGCCCACATTCAACGCCAATACCATAGAAATGAATCTTCACAGAATCAAAGGTCTGGCGGAGCAGTTTGTTTACTTCAATGACGACATGTTTATTACCGATTACGTGAAGCCGGAGGACTTTTTCAAAAACGGGGTGCCCTGTGATGTATTTGCATTAAACTGCATTTATTTCGGGAAGAAAAGCGCCGGATTTTTCAACGGGAATGATCTGGAGCTGATTAACATTCATTTTGACAAAAAAGAATGTTTCAAAAAGAATTTCCTGAAATGGTACCATCCCATCAATGGGTGGAAAAGCCTGGTACGCACCACCATGCTGATGATCTGGCCCTGGTTTCCGGGATTTTACTACAGCCATCTTCCCAGCAATTTCCTGAAAAGCACCTACAAAGAAGTATGGAATCTGGAGGAGGAGACCCTGCGGGCCACCTGTATGGATAAATTCCGCACCAAGTCAAACGTCAACCAGTGGCTGATTAAGTTCTGGCAGCTTGCCAGCGGAAACTTTATTCCCCGTTCCATGAAAATCGGCCGCTGCTTCCATATCAAAGAGCGGAATTATGATCTGGCTCTGGATTCCGTGCGGGAGGGCAGATATAAGCTGATTTGCATTAATGATACCATTTATACCGAAGATTTCGAGACGAAGAAACGGGAAGTGCAGGAGGCATTTCAGAAGCTGCTGCCGGAAAAGTCCGGTTTTGAATTATAG
- a CDS encoding CDP-glycerol glycerophosphotransferase family protein encodes MSKICVEFQDDVLTIRCARTRMTPEDTETANVTGIEFGRKYRTNMPVRNKSQKNKVFYMEPVQVTVKNPASLPILAEGAKDVPVLAVWSNDKFIYYGYLLMSSVYKELIKFSYKVLHLGLSRRYLSLWMIGYFQTGSETPVQGQRFYIDENNYQESTMKIDSALIPKWKLLLQHNFQHFKIPLESLLSEDTQINNMLNIMLNVNGLELDYRLGKKFRSIGANIRHYYAPYKSRYLKDFAIHVRRTDRGNFSIVKRPKEEVERGLRFKIMESRGISWLLYHLGKWRGKHGRNVNLFYEKFSEKAEEGAFDLFLMARDSQSSRNYYIIDEHSEDYQRIQGEKNVVRKYSLKYYWLLYRVNYYISTEAPAHLNLLRSNNKYFRKSTCEHPFIFLQHGVTYLKCQGPTSTFVAGKEGEPQYIIVGSEKEKDAVCDMLKLPEERIWNTGLPIFSKIDYKHIHQDSEDKAVIMLTWKTYEEHLQDFEQSEYYKNVIRIYQMLSRYLEPSKIIIVPHPKVMDLLAHTDMKDSVWKKPISEVLGVTKLLVTDYSSVCYNVFYQGAGVVFYQPDLELYEMESGRLIPSDDEYIGARVFDLKALEETLQNIIQDGRIILDKARTSEHEARYQSINEFSDGENLARIYRKLVKKKIV; translated from the coding sequence TTGAGTAAAATTTGTGTGGAATTTCAGGATGATGTATTAACCATCCGGTGTGCCAGAACCAGAATGACACCGGAAGACACGGAGACAGCCAATGTGACAGGCATTGAGTTCGGCAGAAAGTACAGAACCAATATGCCTGTCAGAAACAAATCTCAGAAGAATAAGGTCTTTTATATGGAACCGGTACAGGTTACGGTGAAAAACCCTGCCAGTCTGCCCATACTGGCAGAAGGGGCGAAAGATGTGCCGGTGCTGGCGGTCTGGTCCAATGATAAATTCATTTATTACGGCTATCTTCTGATGAGCAGCGTTTACAAAGAATTAATTAAGTTCTCCTACAAAGTGCTTCATCTGGGCCTGAGCAGGCGGTATCTGTCTCTGTGGATGATCGGGTATTTCCAGACCGGGTCTGAGACTCCCGTGCAGGGCCAGCGGTTTTATATTGATGAGAATAATTATCAGGAATCCACCATGAAGATTGATTCGGCTCTGATTCCCAAATGGAAGCTGCTTTTGCAGCACAATTTCCAGCATTTTAAGATTCCTCTGGAATCCCTGCTGTCGGAAGATACGCAGATTAACAATATGCTGAATATTATGCTGAATGTAAACGGGCTGGAGCTGGATTACCGGCTGGGGAAAAAATTCCGCAGCATCGGTGCAAATATCCGGCATTATTATGCGCCCTATAAGAGCAGATATCTCAAAGATTTTGCCATTCACGTCAGAAGGACGGACCGGGGCAATTTTTCCATTGTAAAGCGGCCCAAGGAGGAAGTGGAACGCGGCCTCCGGTTTAAAATTATGGAGAGCCGGGGGATATCCTGGCTTCTGTACCATCTGGGGAAATGGCGGGGAAAGCATGGCCGGAATGTGAACCTGTTCTATGAGAAATTTTCGGAAAAGGCGGAGGAAGGAGCATTCGATTTGTTCCTTATGGCCAGAGACAGCCAGTCATCCCGAAATTACTATATCATTGACGAGCACTCCGAAGATTATCAGCGAATTCAGGGAGAAAAGAACGTGGTTCGGAAATATTCTCTGAAATATTACTGGCTGCTGTACCGGGTAAATTACTATATTTCCACAGAAGCCCCGGCCCATCTGAATCTCCTGCGGTCAAACAACAAATATTTTCGGAAAAGTACCTGCGAACATCCCTTTATCTTTCTGCAGCACGGGGTTACCTACCTGAAATGTCAGGGTCCAACCTCCACTTTTGTGGCAGGGAAGGAAGGAGAGCCTCAGTATATTATTGTGGGAAGCGAGAAAGAAAAAGATGCAGTGTGCGATATGCTGAAACTGCCGGAAGAACGAATCTGGAATACGGGACTTCCGATTTTCAGCAAGATAGATTATAAGCACATTCATCAGGATTCCGAAGATAAAGCGGTAATTATGCTGACCTGGAAGACCTATGAGGAACATCTGCAGGATTTTGAACAGTCGGAATACTATAAAAACGTTATCCGGATTTATCAGATGCTCAGCAGATATCTGGAGCCTTCAAAGATTATTATTGTGCCCCATCCAAAGGTAATGGATTTGCTGGCCCATACGGATATGAAAGATTCTGTGTGGAAGAAACCCATTTCCGAAGTTCTGGGTGTGACAAAACTTTTAGTGACAGATTATTCTTCCGTATGTTATAATGTATTTTACCAGGGTGCCGGGGTGGTATTTTACCAGCCTGATCTGGAATTATATGAAATGGAAAGCGGCAGGCTGATTCCCTCAGATGACGAATACATTGGTGCCAGAGTGTTTGACCTGAAGGCTCTGGAGGAGACATTGCAGAATATTATTCAGGATGGCAGGATTATTCTGGATAAGGCGCGGACTTCGGAACACGAGGCCCGTTATCAGAGCATCAATGAATTCAGCGACGGAGAGAATCTGGCGCGGATTTACCGGAAACTGGTAAAGAAAAAGATTGTATAG